In the Numida meleagris isolate 19003 breed g44 Domestic line chromosome 5, NumMel1.0, whole genome shotgun sequence genome, one interval contains:
- the STOX1 gene encoding storkhead-box protein 1 isoform X1: protein MHAQTSGGMLPAAMNPCSVPQSIPLAEGICRTVSDMNADQTMVTQKTLVEQLVKRYPGIAVPSQKILYNILGTLIKERRIYHTGEGYFIVTPNTYFVTNDATEYNKRVLRKDSEDIYQANCKSYADPVKENIATVSHCLPDQNMLCEQRLRQLMNHEPKEGHKKGCSEGKSLIQTQVISSSAENRSWDTMKSLTSVKEKLKGKRFGLCLFWRSIPKKEKQKEYSTFSAQFPPREWPVRDEDDLDNIPRDVEHEIIRCINPTLTVDNLIKHTKLMQKFEERKKYTTKGTSAEVLILRHKYLSKECVQKTQIRAANHKRKNKSNKEKQISRSNGKSHVHEPTFQSKKLEENVSLLVTNQQPLEAAVESQVIYKKQIKNPFQGLSWKHNFYARAYKGRINSQRKSRSRKQERDLQRFTKSLDSPGTFGYEAEQLLPEMQADSTKQNKLFQANRFSLQLKKGNFSENVSYPQSSTLRIDDKYTCFLESNVSEDNVYRGTVKGNPGDIQKSPDSYAEDKSVHKEKEKYLLHLKGECCRYKADNVCELLAQAANKFQNVHLSNYMTNVTREKEFSVTYRQKTDKKNELVFKYDCANHTGSMKLESDRFTNKCRLQNQKAHDCDKCGLLHVDDSFECNEPCQLLSCHAFSGTRDWSKAVQKLGTTLKNSTVNIYPNQYNTTVNRHDFEGYGYEESADFAESICGSKKHQKPVLTEESCLCSQVLPTVSRKEEETSFTECMEASAVDFCDANEADALQNCTCEMAEEVACQSLGPQAKETRTPPGKTGLFLKNEYTVISGENHTEGTENHSFTGDSGIDSPRWTEKKMKLPAKF from the exons ATGCATGCACAGACCTCAG GTGGTATGCTCCCTGCTGCGATGAATCCTTGCTCAGTGCCACAGTCTATTCCTCTGGCAGAAGGAATCTGCCGTACGGTATCAGACATGAATGCAGATCAAACGATGGTCACGCAGAAAACTTTAGTGGAGCAGTTAGTGAAAAGGTATCCAG GCATTGCAGTTCCCTCCCAGAAAATCTTATACAACATCCTTGGCACTCTAATTAAAGAAAGGAGGATCTATCATACAGGAGAGGGATACTTCATCGTTACCCCCAACACCTACTTTGTCACAAATGATGCCACAGAATACAATAAAAGGGTCCTGAGGAAGGACAGCGAGGACATTTACCAGGCAAACTGCAAGAGCTATGCAGAcccagtgaaagaaaacattgccACAGTATCCCATTGTCTCCCTGACCAGAATATGCTTTGTGAACAAAGACTTCGGCAGCTAATGAACCATGAACCTAAGGAAGGACAtaagaaaggctgcagtgaagggAAGTCTTTGATTCAAACTCAGGTCATCTCCTCATCTGCTGAAAACCGTTCCTGGGACACCATGAAATCCCTGACATCAgtaaaagagaaactgaaaggcAAAAGATTCGGCCTTTGCCTTTTCTGGAGAAGTAtccctaaaaaagaaaaacagaaggagtACTCTACTTTTTCAGCCCAATTTCCTCCCAGGGAGTGGCCAGTCAGAGATGAAGATGACTTAGATAATATTCCACGTGATGTTGAACACGAAATCATCAGGTGCATTAATCCTACTCTTACAGTTGATAATTTGATTAAACACacaaaattaatgcaaaagtttgaggagaggaaaaaatatacaactAAGGGTACCTCTGCTGAAGTGTTAATACTAAGGCACAAGTACCTTTCAAAAGAGTGTGTCCAAAAGACACAAATTAGAGCAGCaaatcacaaaaggaaaaacaaatcaaacaaagagaagcaaattAGCAGAAGCAATGGGAAATCTCACGTGCATGAGCCAACGTTCCAAAGCAAGAAGCTGGAAGAGAATGTTTCTCTGCTTGTTACAAACCAACAGCCATTGGAGGCAGCAGTGGAATCCCAGGTCAtatataaaaagcaaattaagaacCCCTTTCAGGGTCTGTCATGGAAACACAACTTTTATGCAAGAGCATACAAGGGTCGTATTAACAGTCAGCGGAAGTCCAGGAGTCGAAAGCAGGAAAGGGATTTACAAAGGTTTACAAAGTCCTTGGACTCCCCCGGAACCTTTGGATATGAAGCTGAACAACTGCTTCCTGAAATGCAGGCTGACAGCactaagcaaaacaaattattccAAGCTAATAGGTTTTCCCTCCAATTAAAGAAAGgcaatttcagtgaaaatgttaGTTATCCGCAAAGCAGTACTTTGCGAATAGATGATAAATATACATGCTTTCTGGAGAGTAATGTTTCTGAAGACAACGTCTACAGAGGAACAGTGAAAGGAAATCCTGGGGATATTCAAAAATCTCCAGACTCCTATGCTGAGGATAAAAGTGtgcataaagaaaaagaaaaatatttactacatCTGAAAGGTGAATGTTGCAGGTACAAGGCTGACAATGTATGCGAGTTGTTAGCCCAAGCAGCaaacaaatttcaaaatgtCCATCTCTCAAATTATATGACCAATGttacaagggaaaaagaatttAGTGTGACATACAGACAAAAGACTGATAAAAAGAATGAACTTGTATTTAAATACGACTGTGCCAACCATACTGGATCAATGAAGCTGGAAAGTGACAGATTTACCAACAAATGCCGTCTTCAGAACCAGAAAGCACACGATTGTGACAAGTGTGGTTTGTTGCATGTGGATGACAGTTTTGAATGCAATGAACCATGTCAGTTGCTTTCTTGCCATGCATTTTCAGGTACAAGAGACTGGAGTAAAGCTGTGCAAAAGCTGGGGACTACTCTAAAAAACTCTACAGTTAATATTTATCCAAACCAATATAATACAACTGTAAATAGACATGACTTTGAAGGGTACGGATATGAGGAAAGTGCTGATTTTGCAGAATCAATTTGTGGCtcaaaaaagcatcaaaagcCAGTCCTCACAGAAGAAAGTTGTTTGTGCAGCCAGGTTCTTCCAACGGTTtccagaaaggaagaagaaactaGCTTTACTGAATGTATGGAGGCTTCAGCTGTAGATTTCTGTGATGCTAACGAGGCTGACGCTTTGCAGAACTGCACCTGTGAGATGGCAGAAGAAGTGGCATGCCAGAGTTTGGGCCCACAAGCCAAAGAAACAAGAACCCCCCCAGGAAAAACAGgtctctttttaaagaatgaataTACTGTGATATCAGGAGAGAATCACACAGAAGGGACAGAAAACCACAGCTTTACAGGAGACAGTGGAATTGACTCCCCAAG ATGGactgaaaagaagatgaagcTTCCTGCCAAATTCTGA
- the STOX1 gene encoding storkhead-box protein 1 isoform X3, which produces MLCEQRLRQLMNHEPKEGHKKGCSEGKSLIQTQVISSSAENRSWDTMKSLTSVKEKLKGKRFGLCLFWRSIPKKEKQKEYSTFSAQFPPREWPVRDEDDLDNIPRDVEHEIIRCINPTLTVDNLIKHTKLMQKFEERKKYTTKGTSAEVLILRHKYLSKECVQKTQIRAANHKRKNKSNKEKQISRSNGKSHVHEPTFQSKKLEENVSLLVTNQQPLEAAVESQVIYKKQIKNPFQGLSWKHNFYARAYKGRINSQRKSRSRKQERDLQRFTKSLDSPGTFGYEAEQLLPEMQADSTKQNKLFQANRFSLQLKKGNFSENVSYPQSSTLRIDDKYTCFLESNVSEDNVYRGTVKGNPGDIQKSPDSYAEDKSVHKEKEKYLLHLKGECCRYKADNVCELLAQAANKFQNVHLSNYMTNVTREKEFSVTYRQKTDKKNELVFKYDCANHTGSMKLESDRFTNKCRLQNQKAHDCDKCGLLHVDDSFECNEPCQLLSCHAFSGTRDWSKAVQKLGTTLKNSTVNIYPNQYNTTVNRHDFEGYGYEESADFAESICGSKKHQKPVLTEESCLCSQVLPTVSRKEEETSFTECMEASAVDFCDANEADALQNCTCEMAEEVACQSLGPQAKETRTPPGKTGLFLKNEYTVISGENHTEGTENHSFTGDSGIDSPRWTEKKMKLPAKF; this is translated from the exons ATGCTTTGTGAACAAAGACTTCGGCAGCTAATGAACCATGAACCTAAGGAAGGACAtaagaaaggctgcagtgaagggAAGTCTTTGATTCAAACTCAGGTCATCTCCTCATCTGCTGAAAACCGTTCCTGGGACACCATGAAATCCCTGACATCAgtaaaagagaaactgaaaggcAAAAGATTCGGCCTTTGCCTTTTCTGGAGAAGTAtccctaaaaaagaaaaacagaaggagtACTCTACTTTTTCAGCCCAATTTCCTCCCAGGGAGTGGCCAGTCAGAGATGAAGATGACTTAGATAATATTCCACGTGATGTTGAACACGAAATCATCAGGTGCATTAATCCTACTCTTACAGTTGATAATTTGATTAAACACacaaaattaatgcaaaagtttgaggagaggaaaaaatatacaactAAGGGTACCTCTGCTGAAGTGTTAATACTAAGGCACAAGTACCTTTCAAAAGAGTGTGTCCAAAAGACACAAATTAGAGCAGCaaatcacaaaaggaaaaacaaatcaaacaaagagaagcaaattAGCAGAAGCAATGGGAAATCTCACGTGCATGAGCCAACGTTCCAAAGCAAGAAGCTGGAAGAGAATGTTTCTCTGCTTGTTACAAACCAACAGCCATTGGAGGCAGCAGTGGAATCCCAGGTCAtatataaaaagcaaattaagaacCCCTTTCAGGGTCTGTCATGGAAACACAACTTTTATGCAAGAGCATACAAGGGTCGTATTAACAGTCAGCGGAAGTCCAGGAGTCGAAAGCAGGAAAGGGATTTACAAAGGTTTACAAAGTCCTTGGACTCCCCCGGAACCTTTGGATATGAAGCTGAACAACTGCTTCCTGAAATGCAGGCTGACAGCactaagcaaaacaaattattccAAGCTAATAGGTTTTCCCTCCAATTAAAGAAAGgcaatttcagtgaaaatgttaGTTATCCGCAAAGCAGTACTTTGCGAATAGATGATAAATATACATGCTTTCTGGAGAGTAATGTTTCTGAAGACAACGTCTACAGAGGAACAGTGAAAGGAAATCCTGGGGATATTCAAAAATCTCCAGACTCCTATGCTGAGGATAAAAGTGtgcataaagaaaaagaaaaatatttactacatCTGAAAGGTGAATGTTGCAGGTACAAGGCTGACAATGTATGCGAGTTGTTAGCCCAAGCAGCaaacaaatttcaaaatgtCCATCTCTCAAATTATATGACCAATGttacaagggaaaaagaatttAGTGTGACATACAGACAAAAGACTGATAAAAAGAATGAACTTGTATTTAAATACGACTGTGCCAACCATACTGGATCAATGAAGCTGGAAAGTGACAGATTTACCAACAAATGCCGTCTTCAGAACCAGAAAGCACACGATTGTGACAAGTGTGGTTTGTTGCATGTGGATGACAGTTTTGAATGCAATGAACCATGTCAGTTGCTTTCTTGCCATGCATTTTCAGGTACAAGAGACTGGAGTAAAGCTGTGCAAAAGCTGGGGACTACTCTAAAAAACTCTACAGTTAATATTTATCCAAACCAATATAATACAACTGTAAATAGACATGACTTTGAAGGGTACGGATATGAGGAAAGTGCTGATTTTGCAGAATCAATTTGTGGCtcaaaaaagcatcaaaagcCAGTCCTCACAGAAGAAAGTTGTTTGTGCAGCCAGGTTCTTCCAACGGTTtccagaaaggaagaagaaactaGCTTTACTGAATGTATGGAGGCTTCAGCTGTAGATTTCTGTGATGCTAACGAGGCTGACGCTTTGCAGAACTGCACCTGTGAGATGGCAGAAGAAGTGGCATGCCAGAGTTTGGGCCCACAAGCCAAAGAAACAAGAACCCCCCCAGGAAAAACAGgtctctttttaaagaatgaataTACTGTGATATCAGGAGAGAATCACACAGAAGGGACAGAAAACCACAGCTTTACAGGAGACAGTGGAATTGACTCCCCAAG ATGGactgaaaagaagatgaagcTTCCTGCCAAATTCTGA
- the STOX1 gene encoding storkhead-box protein 1 isoform X2: protein MLPAAMNPCSVPQSIPLAEGICRTVSDMNADQTMVTQKTLVEQLVKRYPGIAVPSQKILYNILGTLIKERRIYHTGEGYFIVTPNTYFVTNDATEYNKRVLRKDSEDIYQANCKSYADPVKENIATVSHCLPDQNMLCEQRLRQLMNHEPKEGHKKGCSEGKSLIQTQVISSSAENRSWDTMKSLTSVKEKLKGKRFGLCLFWRSIPKKEKQKEYSTFSAQFPPREWPVRDEDDLDNIPRDVEHEIIRCINPTLTVDNLIKHTKLMQKFEERKKYTTKGTSAEVLILRHKYLSKECVQKTQIRAANHKRKNKSNKEKQISRSNGKSHVHEPTFQSKKLEENVSLLVTNQQPLEAAVESQVIYKKQIKNPFQGLSWKHNFYARAYKGRINSQRKSRSRKQERDLQRFTKSLDSPGTFGYEAEQLLPEMQADSTKQNKLFQANRFSLQLKKGNFSENVSYPQSSTLRIDDKYTCFLESNVSEDNVYRGTVKGNPGDIQKSPDSYAEDKSVHKEKEKYLLHLKGECCRYKADNVCELLAQAANKFQNVHLSNYMTNVTREKEFSVTYRQKTDKKNELVFKYDCANHTGSMKLESDRFTNKCRLQNQKAHDCDKCGLLHVDDSFECNEPCQLLSCHAFSGTRDWSKAVQKLGTTLKNSTVNIYPNQYNTTVNRHDFEGYGYEESADFAESICGSKKHQKPVLTEESCLCSQVLPTVSRKEEETSFTECMEASAVDFCDANEADALQNCTCEMAEEVACQSLGPQAKETRTPPGKTGLFLKNEYTVISGENHTEGTENHSFTGDSGIDSPRWTEKKMKLPAKF, encoded by the exons ATGCTCCCTGCTGCGATGAATCCTTGCTCAGTGCCACAGTCTATTCCTCTGGCAGAAGGAATCTGCCGTACGGTATCAGACATGAATGCAGATCAAACGATGGTCACGCAGAAAACTTTAGTGGAGCAGTTAGTGAAAAGGTATCCAG GCATTGCAGTTCCCTCCCAGAAAATCTTATACAACATCCTTGGCACTCTAATTAAAGAAAGGAGGATCTATCATACAGGAGAGGGATACTTCATCGTTACCCCCAACACCTACTTTGTCACAAATGATGCCACAGAATACAATAAAAGGGTCCTGAGGAAGGACAGCGAGGACATTTACCAGGCAAACTGCAAGAGCTATGCAGAcccagtgaaagaaaacattgccACAGTATCCCATTGTCTCCCTGACCAGAATATGCTTTGTGAACAAAGACTTCGGCAGCTAATGAACCATGAACCTAAGGAAGGACAtaagaaaggctgcagtgaagggAAGTCTTTGATTCAAACTCAGGTCATCTCCTCATCTGCTGAAAACCGTTCCTGGGACACCATGAAATCCCTGACATCAgtaaaagagaaactgaaaggcAAAAGATTCGGCCTTTGCCTTTTCTGGAGAAGTAtccctaaaaaagaaaaacagaaggagtACTCTACTTTTTCAGCCCAATTTCCTCCCAGGGAGTGGCCAGTCAGAGATGAAGATGACTTAGATAATATTCCACGTGATGTTGAACACGAAATCATCAGGTGCATTAATCCTACTCTTACAGTTGATAATTTGATTAAACACacaaaattaatgcaaaagtttgaggagaggaaaaaatatacaactAAGGGTACCTCTGCTGAAGTGTTAATACTAAGGCACAAGTACCTTTCAAAAGAGTGTGTCCAAAAGACACAAATTAGAGCAGCaaatcacaaaaggaaaaacaaatcaaacaaagagaagcaaattAGCAGAAGCAATGGGAAATCTCACGTGCATGAGCCAACGTTCCAAAGCAAGAAGCTGGAAGAGAATGTTTCTCTGCTTGTTACAAACCAACAGCCATTGGAGGCAGCAGTGGAATCCCAGGTCAtatataaaaagcaaattaagaacCCCTTTCAGGGTCTGTCATGGAAACACAACTTTTATGCAAGAGCATACAAGGGTCGTATTAACAGTCAGCGGAAGTCCAGGAGTCGAAAGCAGGAAAGGGATTTACAAAGGTTTACAAAGTCCTTGGACTCCCCCGGAACCTTTGGATATGAAGCTGAACAACTGCTTCCTGAAATGCAGGCTGACAGCactaagcaaaacaaattattccAAGCTAATAGGTTTTCCCTCCAATTAAAGAAAGgcaatttcagtgaaaatgttaGTTATCCGCAAAGCAGTACTTTGCGAATAGATGATAAATATACATGCTTTCTGGAGAGTAATGTTTCTGAAGACAACGTCTACAGAGGAACAGTGAAAGGAAATCCTGGGGATATTCAAAAATCTCCAGACTCCTATGCTGAGGATAAAAGTGtgcataaagaaaaagaaaaatatttactacatCTGAAAGGTGAATGTTGCAGGTACAAGGCTGACAATGTATGCGAGTTGTTAGCCCAAGCAGCaaacaaatttcaaaatgtCCATCTCTCAAATTATATGACCAATGttacaagggaaaaagaatttAGTGTGACATACAGACAAAAGACTGATAAAAAGAATGAACTTGTATTTAAATACGACTGTGCCAACCATACTGGATCAATGAAGCTGGAAAGTGACAGATTTACCAACAAATGCCGTCTTCAGAACCAGAAAGCACACGATTGTGACAAGTGTGGTTTGTTGCATGTGGATGACAGTTTTGAATGCAATGAACCATGTCAGTTGCTTTCTTGCCATGCATTTTCAGGTACAAGAGACTGGAGTAAAGCTGTGCAAAAGCTGGGGACTACTCTAAAAAACTCTACAGTTAATATTTATCCAAACCAATATAATACAACTGTAAATAGACATGACTTTGAAGGGTACGGATATGAGGAAAGTGCTGATTTTGCAGAATCAATTTGTGGCtcaaaaaagcatcaaaagcCAGTCCTCACAGAAGAAAGTTGTTTGTGCAGCCAGGTTCTTCCAACGGTTtccagaaaggaagaagaaactaGCTTTACTGAATGTATGGAGGCTTCAGCTGTAGATTTCTGTGATGCTAACGAGGCTGACGCTTTGCAGAACTGCACCTGTGAGATGGCAGAAGAAGTGGCATGCCAGAGTTTGGGCCCACAAGCCAAAGAAACAAGAACCCCCCCAGGAAAAACAGgtctctttttaaagaatgaataTACTGTGATATCAGGAGAGAATCACACAGAAGGGACAGAAAACCACAGCTTTACAGGAGACAGTGGAATTGACTCCCCAAG ATGGactgaaaagaagatgaagcTTCCTGCCAAATTCTGA